The Nicotiana tomentosiformis chromosome 2, ASM39032v3, whole genome shotgun sequence genome includes the window ttcaaggtatttaatgcttgtcagatggcggtcggccacctgtgatattgaaccgtcacgatgcgagcctataaatagCTCTTCCATCTATCATTTACTTCTTTCACGCGTTCACTCCCCTAAATTTTCTcatctttttttcctttcttgttgctaccagagttttggtgtcatcaatttttcactttcctttgtcTTTATTCCTCCCATATCAATGGCCAAGACTTCGAAAACTgtgcctcagaaggagaaagcttcttcttcacggctGTCCGGcgataaggcgccggtggagccgtccacctatgactatattcccggcccgtgtactctaaagatcaattttaaggttgagaatccttcatccgtccctggtcgatgcgagcacgtgtcgatgtatatgtgctctataacggagggtcatctcgaggccaTTAGAAAAGACTgtaactggggttccgaggttgtgttgcaaattccatcccccgaagagagtgtcgtcacccatgtggaggggtttttaagtgtttacacttatcccttcacattgggtccggtcgacccggtgatcattgatttttgcaagagatatcaggtcacccttggtCAGATTCATCCCTCTGTGTGgcgtatagtaatcctacttcgcttcttctccaccaAAGCCGGGGGGATGGATTTTaccctgaatcacctcatacggttgtatcggcctcaaatctttcgaggattaatcagacttcatcgtcgggcatcgaaggctttgatgttgagcatcgacgaagacaagaaTCAGGGTTGGATGGGGCGTtacattcgggtgaggacccatgaccttattccggaagagaagatgtcattCACCGAGGAATGAAATTTCAATCGTAAGTTGTTctcataaataattttttttttttttttgatgtttCTTCCCGATATACAGctaccccttggatgccacaagcggtgcccgacctcgaggattgggttcagaagttagcctagacttcctcttatgccgaacgcgcttggcatgatttggctaaaggcagatgggaagccaagaaccatggtaaggtTTTACTTCTCGTTTCCTTCGAAGCGCTCTTTGTTCTCTATTCGTTACCGATTTTCTTTCATGCAggcgtaaccaaggatgccgttttgaggccttcgagcggtgaagaaggaaccaagtccccagtCCCGAAACCGGGGAAAGACAAGAAGTGCAAAGCTGCCTCTCGATCAGAGGGCCCCAAGTCcgaaactcgaagggtgaggaggaaggtaattgccctttcgattgactcggtccaacaactgagagaagaagaagaagacgaagaagaagaagaggaagaaggaggTGCCTCGGCCTTGGTGTCCCGATCTACCATAACTATCGAGGTCACCGAAGCTCCTGAACCGATGGCAACTGTACCGATCGAGGTTGAATCCGGGATCCCGAGTCTTGATCGGAACGCCCCGAGTGATTCACTTGGGACTATGACAATGGGTTATTCGCCTTCTCCTcccaccttttctgaggaggcattaaaggaagctcgagaattgaagacccccgatatgggcggaggctctagagcaggggatccctttcgggattgctttactggagtcggtGATGCTTCCGATATCGGGGACGCTTCTCTTCTACtggaagaggcccaacgtttcattactTGGGTAATGACTTTACTATACTTGGTCTCTTTGTTCTTTTCCGAATT containing:
- the LOC138906032 gene encoding uncharacterized protein, whose product is MTYAIAVLSIQPFKSFGVINFSLSFVFIPPISMAKTSKTVPQKEKASSSRLSGDKAPVEPSTYDYIPGPCVTKDAVLRPSSGEEGTKSPVPKPGKDKKCKAASRSEGPKSETRRVRRKVIALSIDSVQQLREEEEDEEEEEEEGGASALVSRSTITIEVTEAPEPMATVPIEVESGIPSLDRNAPSDSLGTMTMGYSPSPPTFSEEALKEARELKTPDMGGGSRAGDPFRDCFTGVGDASDIGDASLLLEEAQRFITWAISRFRVDLSQCEVELQKVLGERDALRLLCSQKNEAIKDLQADLAKAHEEEAELDKQLRNVKKKSSAQAKRIEDLEAQLAEAKAEVESSKILADKSIAIYRADVEASQMEAREAADTANTRAYWIAELSKSEAEALASDGDDDDDDGSKSGSEGDQED